In Streptomyces puniciscabiei, a single genomic region encodes these proteins:
- a CDS encoding M1 family metallopeptidase: MSRSVRLVPATAALLALALTGTACDAGVHGTPGGSGVRDPFFPKAGNGGYDVGHYDLTLDYTPATRHLTGTAVITARATKDLSAFDLDLAGLHVDSVDVEGKQARFNRAGQELTVRPHDDLSRGETFRTTVHYSGTPQTLTDPDGSKEGWLPTADGALGLGEPVGSMAWFPGNHHPSDKASYDITVTVPQGLQAVSNGELAEQSTKGGRTSWHWHTAQPMASYLAAVAVGHFDIARTTGPHGLPILTAVDPTQAKASEQALAQLPEVIKWEETNFGPYPFSSTGAIVDRPDDAGYALETQNRPFFPGAPDTGTLVHELAHQWYGDSVTPRSWQDMWLNEGFATYAEWLWQEDHGGKSAQQTFMDYYNGDDEAVWAYPPAKPPSAAHISDSPVYQRGAMVLQKIRQKVGDDTFYDIVQGWAATHRHGSASTADFTAYVEKKAPHKDFTGIWKDWLYGDGKPAHP, encoded by the coding sequence ATGTCCAGATCCGTGCGCCTGGTGCCGGCCACCGCCGCCCTGCTCGCCCTCGCCCTCACCGGCACCGCGTGCGACGCCGGTGTCCACGGCACCCCGGGCGGCTCCGGCGTACGCGACCCCTTCTTCCCGAAGGCCGGCAACGGCGGCTACGACGTCGGGCACTACGACCTCACCCTCGACTACACCCCCGCCACCCGTCATCTCACCGGCACGGCGGTCATCACCGCCCGCGCCACAAAGGATCTGTCCGCCTTCGACCTCGACCTCGCCGGGCTGCACGTCGACTCGGTCGACGTCGAGGGCAAGCAGGCCCGCTTCAACCGGGCCGGCCAGGAACTCACCGTCCGCCCGCACGACGACCTGAGCAGGGGCGAGACCTTCCGCACCACGGTCCACTACTCGGGCACCCCGCAGACCCTCACCGACCCCGACGGCTCGAAGGAGGGCTGGCTGCCCACCGCCGACGGCGCCCTCGGCCTCGGCGAGCCCGTCGGCTCCATGGCCTGGTTCCCGGGCAACCACCATCCCTCCGACAAGGCCTCCTACGACATCACCGTCACCGTCCCCCAGGGCCTCCAGGCCGTCTCCAACGGCGAGTTGGCGGAGCAGTCCACCAAGGGCGGCCGCACGAGCTGGCACTGGCACACCGCCCAGCCCATGGCGAGCTACCTGGCCGCCGTCGCCGTCGGCCACTTCGACATCGCCCGCACCACGGGCCCGCACGGACTGCCGATCCTCACCGCCGTCGACCCCACCCAGGCGAAGGCGAGCGAGCAGGCGCTCGCGCAGCTCCCCGAGGTCATCAAGTGGGAGGAGACCAACTTCGGGCCGTACCCCTTCTCCTCCACCGGCGCGATCGTCGACCGCCCCGACGACGCCGGCTACGCCCTGGAGACCCAGAACCGGCCCTTCTTCCCCGGCGCCCCGGACACCGGCACCCTCGTGCACGAACTCGCCCACCAGTGGTACGGCGACTCGGTCACCCCCAGGTCCTGGCAGGACATGTGGCTCAACGAGGGCTTCGCCACCTACGCGGAGTGGCTGTGGCAGGAGGACCACGGCGGCAAGAGCGCCCAGCAGACCTTCATGGACTACTACAACGGTGACGACGAGGCCGTCTGGGCCTACCCGCCCGCGAAGCCGCCGAGCGCCGCCCACATCTCCGACAGCCCCGTCTACCAGCGCGGCGCGATGGTCCTGCAGAAGATCCGGCAGAAGGTCGGCGACGACACCTTCTACGACATCGTCCAGGGCTGGGCCGCCACCCACCGCCACGGCAGCGCGAGCACCGCCGACTTCACCGCGTACGTGGAGAAGAAGGCCCCGCACAAGGACTTCACCGGGATCTGGAAGGACTGGCTGTACGGAGACGGCAAGCCGGCCCACCCGTGA
- the nagA gene encoding N-acetylglucosamine-6-phosphate deacetylase: protein MAPSLVLTGARVVLPGGVLDDGCVVVEDTRIAAAAPENAEVLDVSGHWLVPGFVDIHNHGGGGASFSGTPDQIMKAVATHRAHGTTTLVASTVTDEMDLLVRQAGLLSELAEQGEIAGIHFEGPFISPCRKGAHSESLLRDPDPAEVRKLIDAARGRAKMVTLATELPGGIDSVRLLAEHGVIAAIGHTDATYEQTVEAIDAGATVATHLFNAMPALNHRAPGPIAALLEDERVTVELINDGVHLHPAALELAFHRAGASRVAFITDAMDAAGIGDGRYMLGPLEVEVSEGVARLVEGGSIAGSTLTLDRAFKRAVTVDRLPVEDAVQALSANPARLLGLYDRIGSLEPGKDADLLVLDADFGLKGVMRRGEWVVVPPQLA from the coding sequence ATGGCTCCCAGCTTGGTTCTCACAGGTGCTCGGGTGGTGCTGCCCGGCGGGGTCCTGGACGACGGGTGCGTGGTCGTCGAGGACACGCGGATCGCGGCTGCCGCTCCCGAGAACGCCGAGGTACTCGACGTGAGCGGCCACTGGCTGGTACCGGGGTTCGTCGACATCCACAACCACGGCGGCGGCGGAGCCTCCTTCTCCGGCACCCCGGACCAGATCATGAAGGCCGTCGCCACGCACCGCGCGCACGGCACCACCACCCTGGTGGCCTCCACCGTCACCGACGAGATGGACCTGCTGGTCCGCCAGGCCGGGCTGCTGAGCGAGCTGGCCGAGCAGGGCGAGATCGCCGGCATCCACTTCGAGGGACCGTTCATCTCGCCGTGCCGCAAGGGCGCGCACTCCGAGTCACTGCTGCGCGACCCGGACCCGGCCGAGGTCCGCAAGCTGATCGACGCGGCGCGCGGCAGGGCGAAGATGGTCACCCTCGCGACCGAGCTGCCGGGCGGCATCGACTCCGTACGGCTGCTCGCCGAGCACGGCGTCATCGCGGCGATCGGGCACACGGACGCCACGTACGAGCAGACGGTCGAGGCCATCGACGCGGGCGCCACGGTCGCCACCCACCTGTTCAACGCGATGCCGGCCCTGAACCACCGGGCGCCCGGCCCCATCGCCGCCCTGCTGGAGGACGAGCGGGTCACGGTCGAGCTGATCAACGACGGCGTACACCTCCACCCCGCCGCCCTGGAACTGGCCTTCCACCGGGCGGGCGCCTCCCGCGTCGCCTTCATCACGGACGCGATGGACGCGGCCGGCATCGGCGACGGCCGCTACATGCTGGGCCCGCTGGAGGTCGAGGTCAGCGAGGGGGTGGCCCGGCTGGTGGAGGGCGGCTCGATCGCCGGCTCCACGCTCACCCTGGACCGCGCGTTCAAGCGGGCGGTGACGGTCGACAGGCTGCCGGTCGAGGACGCCGTACAGGCCCTGTCCGCCAACCCGGCCCGCCTCCTGGGGCTCTACGACCGCATCGGCTCGCTGGAGCCCGGCAAGGACGCCGATCTGCTGGTGCTGGACGCGGACTTCGGCCTCAAGGGTGTGATGCGGCGGGGCGAGTGGGTGGTGGTCCCGCCCCAACTGGCCTGA
- a CDS encoding lactococcin 972 family bacteriocin codes for MKVFGRCMAFAFAGAGLAAGVLTTPATADADQTRTLSATVTIHTRGDGTQPPAELGNPKEWGVVKLTMDDSAGSITPKTIVEVGGGKWSFGWNAVTDGKDCYSNYYHPKVGHSSTAKIAGGSDYDWSRANQTSSAHVTGGGAYTCYAYWSKDKD; via the coding sequence ATGAAGGTTTTCGGCAGATGCATGGCTTTCGCCTTTGCGGGCGCAGGCCTTGCTGCCGGCGTCCTCACGACACCGGCCACCGCAGACGCTGATCAGACCCGCACCCTCAGCGCCACCGTCACCATTCACACTCGCGGGGACGGCACCCAGCCGCCTGCAGAGCTGGGCAACCCCAAGGAATGGGGTGTGGTGAAGCTCACGATGGACGATTCGGCGGGAAGTATTACGCCGAAGACCATCGTCGAGGTCGGCGGCGGAAAGTGGAGCTTCGGCTGGAACGCCGTCACGGACGGCAAGGACTGCTATTCGAACTACTACCACCCGAAGGTGGGTCATAGTTCCACCGCGAAGATCGCTGGCGGCTCGGACTATGACTGGTCTCGTGCTAACCAGACCTCCAGCGCCCACGTCACCGGAGGCGGCGCCTACACGTGCTATGCATACTGGTCTAAGGACAAGGACTAG
- a CDS encoding TerD family protein — protein sequence MAVSLSKGGNVSLTKEAPGLTAVTVGLGWDVRTTTGTDFDLDASAIAVNGQGKVYSDAHFVFFNNKQTPDNSIVHTGDNRTGEGAGDDESINVNLAALPADIDKVVFPVSIYDAENRGQNFGQVRNAYIRIINQAGGAEIARYDLSEDAATETAMVFGELYRNGAEWKFRAVGQGYASGLVGIAQDFGVNV from the coding sequence ATGGCTGTAAGCCTGTCCAAGGGTGGCAACGTCTCGCTCACCAAGGAGGCTCCGGGCCTGACCGCCGTCACCGTGGGCCTCGGCTGGGACGTCCGCACCACCACCGGCACGGACTTCGACCTGGACGCCTCCGCCATCGCGGTCAACGGCCAGGGCAAGGTCTACTCGGACGCGCACTTCGTCTTCTTCAACAACAAGCAGACCCCGGACAACTCCATCGTCCACACCGGCGACAACCGCACCGGCGAGGGTGCCGGCGACGACGAGTCGATCAACGTCAACCTGGCCGCGCTCCCGGCCGACATCGACAAGGTCGTCTTCCCGGTCTCCATCTACGACGCCGAGAACCGCGGCCAGAACTTCGGCCAGGTCCGCAACGCCTACATCCGCATCATCAACCAGGCCGGCGGCGCCGAGATCGCCCGCTACGACCTCTCCGAGGACGCCGCCACCGAGACGGCCATGGTCTTCGGCGAGCTGTACCGCAACGGCGCGGAGTGGAAGTTCCGTGCGGTGGGCCAGGGTTACGCCTCGGGCCTGGTCGGCATCGCCCAGGACTTCGGCGTCAACGTCTGA
- a CDS encoding peptidase inhibitor family I36 protein, which yields MNMLKKGLTTAAVAGALLGGTFATPAAAADPNTCPKGKFCGWSGTHRTGTRTVYSEKPGCIPLDRIARSVSNQTSYTLVFWKATLGCATGTKLVTLKPGTYSDNVDSANSVEIYG from the coding sequence ATGAACATGCTCAAGAAGGGCCTGACGACAGCAGCTGTCGCCGGCGCGTTGCTCGGTGGCACCTTTGCCACGCCGGCCGCGGCAGCCGATCCCAACACCTGTCCAAAGGGCAAGTTCTGCGGGTGGTCGGGGACACACAGGACCGGAACTCGGACGGTCTACTCCGAAAAGCCCGGCTGTATCCCTCTCGACCGCATCGCCCGGTCCGTCTCGAACCAGACTTCTTACACTCTGGTTTTTTGGAAGGCCACCCTCGGCTGTGCCACCGGCACCAAGTTGGTCACTCTGAAGCCGGGCACCTACTCGGACAACGTTGACAGCGCCAACTCCGTTGAGATTTACGGCTGA
- a CDS encoding sigma-70 family RNA polymerase sigma factor: MSERERQYRDDEFLAERFEGYRGHLRAVAYRMLGSAAEAEDAVQEAWFRLSRSDTREVGNLGGWLTTVVGRVCLDMLRSRRSRGEEPLDTWRPGASAEPDPAQDAVLADSVGVALLVVLDTLSPPERLAFVLHDLFGVPFDEVGGILGRSPAAARQLASRARRRVRGADAPETDLVRQREVVDAFLAAAREGDFDGLLEVLDPDVLARGEAGTAIGAAGVASGAKSFAHLARVARPALVDGATGLVVYADGRVERVLTFTFVADRITTIDIMTNREVLSELTIEPV; the protein is encoded by the coding sequence ATGAGCGAGCGCGAGCGGCAGTACCGTGACGACGAGTTTCTCGCCGAGCGGTTCGAGGGGTACCGGGGGCACCTGCGGGCCGTCGCCTACCGGATGCTGGGCTCGGCCGCCGAGGCCGAGGACGCGGTGCAGGAGGCGTGGTTCCGGCTGAGCCGGTCCGACACGCGTGAGGTGGGCAACCTCGGGGGCTGGCTGACGACCGTCGTCGGCCGGGTCTGCCTGGACATGCTCCGCTCCCGCCGCTCGCGGGGCGAGGAGCCCCTGGACACCTGGCGTCCCGGAGCCTCCGCCGAGCCGGACCCCGCGCAGGACGCGGTGCTCGCGGACTCGGTCGGGGTGGCCCTGCTGGTCGTCCTCGACACGCTCTCGCCGCCCGAGCGGCTGGCGTTCGTGCTGCACGACCTGTTCGGGGTGCCCTTCGACGAGGTCGGCGGGATTCTCGGCCGCAGCCCGGCCGCGGCACGGCAGCTGGCCAGCCGGGCGCGGCGCCGGGTGCGGGGCGCGGACGCGCCGGAGACCGACCTGGTGCGGCAGCGGGAGGTGGTCGACGCGTTCCTGGCGGCCGCGCGGGAGGGGGACTTCGACGGCTTGCTGGAGGTGCTCGACCCGGACGTGCTGGCGCGCGGCGAGGCCGGTACGGCCATCGGTGCGGCCGGCGTCGCCTCCGGCGCGAAGAGCTTCGCCCACCTGGCCCGGGTGGCGCGTCCCGCGCTGGTCGACGGGGCGACGGGGCTGGTGGTGTACGCCGACGGCCGCGTCGAGCGGGTCCTGACGTTCACCTTCGTCGCGGACCGCATCACGACCATCGACATCATGACGAACCGGGAAGTCCTGTCCGAGCTGACCATTGAGCCGGTGTAG
- a CDS encoding 1-phosphofructokinase family hexose kinase: MILTVTLNTALDLTYRVRSLRPHTSHRVSEVIERPGGKGVNAARVLAALGHEVTVTGFAGGGTGRAIRDLLAGVPRLTDALVPVAGTTRRTIAIVDEVSGDTTQLNEPGPHIAPAEWGAFLDRYEELLPSVSAVALCGSLPPGVPVGAYANLVRAARAAGVPVLLDTSGEPLRRGVAARPDLIKPNADELAELTGSHEPLRATQDARRRGAQSVVASLGAQGLLAVTPEGHWHATPPTHLHGNPTGAGDSAVAGLLSGLVEQLPWPDRLARAVALSAATVRAPAAGEFDPAVYEELWGRVAVTGVAGAA; the protein is encoded by the coding sequence GTGATCCTCACGGTCACGCTGAACACCGCTCTCGACCTGACTTACCGGGTACGGTCGCTGCGCCCGCACACCTCGCACCGGGTCTCGGAGGTCATCGAACGGCCCGGCGGCAAGGGCGTGAACGCGGCCCGGGTGCTGGCCGCGCTCGGACACGAGGTGACGGTCACGGGGTTCGCGGGCGGCGGCACGGGACGCGCGATACGCGACCTGCTCGCCGGCGTGCCCCGGCTCACGGACGCGCTGGTGCCGGTCGCCGGGACGACCCGGCGCACGATCGCGATCGTCGACGAAGTCTCCGGCGACACGACCCAGTTGAACGAGCCGGGCCCGCACATCGCGCCGGCCGAGTGGGGCGCGTTCCTGGACCGCTACGAGGAACTGCTGCCGTCCGTCTCGGCGGTGGCCCTGTGCGGCAGCCTGCCGCCGGGCGTGCCGGTGGGGGCGTACGCGAACCTCGTCCGGGCCGCCCGCGCCGCCGGAGTCCCCGTCCTGCTGGACACCAGCGGCGAACCCCTGCGCCGGGGAGTGGCCGCCCGCCCCGACCTCATCAAACCGAACGCCGACGAACTGGCCGAACTGACCGGCTCCCACGAGCCGTTGCGCGCCACCCAGGACGCGCGACGGCGTGGGGCACAGTCGGTGGTGGCCTCCCTCGGCGCACAGGGCCTGCTCGCCGTCACCCCCGAGGGCCACTGGCACGCCACCCCACCGACCCACCTCCACGGCAACCCGACGGGCGCGGGCGACTCGGCGGTGGCGGGCCTGCTGTCGGGGCTCGTGGAACAACTCCCCTGGCCGGACCGGCTGGCCCGCGCGGTCGCGCTGTCGGCGGCGACCGTACGGGCCCCGGCCGCCGGTGAGTTCGACCCCGCGGTGTACGAGGAACTGTGGGGGCGGGTGGCGGTGACCGGGGTGGCCGGCGCGGCGTGA
- a CDS encoding flavin reductase family protein → MSRLAAGVVLVTAQEPPLDPDDPDAPGMEDVGMTATAFLSVSLDPPLVLVSLRTGARMDDLLDEQPLWAVSVLTESQRHIAGRFAMKGRISDRLLFEDIPYVRGEATGAPLVGGALATLECRTEQRVTAGDHTLVIGRVLTARVPSAEGGPLLYFRGRYRQLG, encoded by the coding sequence ATGTCCCGACTGGCCGCCGGAGTGGTCCTGGTGACCGCGCAGGAGCCGCCGCTGGACCCGGACGACCCGGACGCGCCGGGCATGGAGGACGTCGGCATGACCGCCACCGCCTTCCTGTCCGTCTCCCTCGACCCGCCGCTGGTCCTGGTGAGCCTGCGCACGGGCGCCCGCATGGACGACCTGCTCGACGAACAGCCCCTGTGGGCGGTGTCGGTCCTCACCGAGAGCCAGCGGCACATCGCGGGCCGCTTCGCCATGAAGGGCCGGATCAGCGACCGTCTGCTCTTCGAGGACATCCCCTACGTCCGCGGCGAGGCCACCGGCGCCCCGCTGGTGGGCGGCGCGCTGGCCACGCTGGAGTGCCGCACCGAGCAACGGGTGACGGCCGGCGACCACACCCTCGTCATCGGCCGCGTCCTGACCGCACGGGTCCCGAGCGCCGAGGGCGGCCCGCTGCTCTATTTCCGGGGCCGGTACCGGCAGTTGGGCTGA
- a CDS encoding CBM35 domain-containing protein: MTPGENGPSTPEDDDPFGYLYADGQARGAQPPSGGYGYPNSVSRVRAVGERQYGQQQAGYGQQQATYGQQPGVPQQPGAYGQPNAHYQAPETLPGGAPTTRQPAHPAPGRRGPNTKGLLIGAIAVVAAVVIGIGVAMLNDNSDDKTNNQAGTTPTQSQSQSSSPSSSNSAAPGELPKTDASALQLGPGVTTASSIKGSKAKGGSYVTGFNHVGATVTWTVNDVQEAGSYRLYVRYGIPGVDANATLVVNGKADSRPLNMKNFGNLPQGDWEKGWQTTWANVNLNQGTNTIQIACNDGNQCNAVLDQLYITK, translated from the coding sequence ATGACGCCCGGCGAAAACGGCCCGAGCACGCCCGAGGACGACGACCCGTTCGGCTACCTGTACGCCGACGGCCAGGCCAGAGGGGCCCAGCCGCCGTCCGGGGGTTACGGCTACCCGAACTCGGTCAGCAGGGTGCGGGCGGTCGGCGAGCGCCAGTACGGCCAGCAGCAGGCCGGGTACGGCCAGCAGCAGGCCACCTATGGCCAGCAGCCCGGCGTCCCGCAGCAGCCGGGCGCCTACGGCCAGCCGAACGCCCACTACCAGGCCCCCGAGACCCTCCCCGGCGGCGCCCCGACCACCCGTCAGCCCGCGCACCCCGCACCGGGCCGCCGCGGCCCCAACACCAAGGGCCTGCTGATCGGCGCGATCGCGGTGGTCGCCGCGGTGGTCATCGGCATCGGCGTGGCGATGCTCAACGACAACTCGGACGACAAGACCAACAACCAGGCGGGCACCACCCCGACCCAGTCCCAGAGCCAGTCCTCGAGCCCGTCGAGCAGCAACTCGGCGGCGCCGGGGGAACTGCCGAAGACGGACGCGAGCGCGCTGCAGCTCGGGCCCGGTGTGACGACAGCGTCGAGCATCAAGGGGTCGAAGGCCAAGGGTGGCAGCTACGTGACGGGCTTCAATCACGTGGGTGCGACCGTCACGTGGACCGTCAACGACGTTCAAGAGGCCGGCTCCTATCGCCTGTACGTGCGGTACGGCATCCCGGGCGTCGACGCCAACGCGACTCTGGTGGTCAACGGCAAGGCCGACTCACGGCCCCTGAACATGAAGAACTTCGGCAATCTGCCGCAGGGCGACTGGGAGAAGGGCTGGCAGACCACCTGGGCCAACGTGAACCTCAACCAGGGCACGAACACGATCCAGATCGCCTGCAACGACGGCAACCAGTGCAACGCCGTCTTGGACCAGCTCTACATCACCAAGTAG
- a CDS encoding pentapeptide repeat-containing protein, with translation MARRATGGRAAGRTGVQGARRPELRLPPLRPWPQGELEPDGDYDGLDFQDADLTGQDGVGARFMDCALTGCVLDDTALGRARVLDSVLTGLRGVGTHLAESTFRDVELIDARLGGTQLHGAVLERVVVRGGKIDYLNVREARLKDVVFESCVLVEPDFAGATLERVEFVDCALREADFGSATLKDVDLRGAAPLEIVRGLDRLSGAVISTGQLLDLAPLLAAELGIRVE, from the coding sequence ATGGCGAGGAGAGCGACGGGCGGCCGTGCGGCGGGCCGGACAGGAGTGCAGGGCGCGCGACGGCCGGAGCTGCGCCTGCCGCCCCTACGGCCGTGGCCGCAGGGCGAGTTGGAGCCGGACGGGGACTATGACGGCCTGGACTTCCAGGACGCCGACCTGACCGGGCAGGACGGCGTGGGCGCCCGGTTCATGGACTGCGCGCTGACCGGCTGCGTGCTGGACGACACGGCGCTGGGCCGGGCCAGAGTGCTCGACTCGGTCCTGACCGGCCTGCGCGGGGTGGGCACACATCTGGCCGAGTCCACGTTCCGGGACGTCGAGCTGATCGACGCCCGGCTGGGCGGCACGCAGCTGCACGGCGCCGTCCTGGAGCGGGTCGTGGTCCGCGGCGGCAAGATCGACTACCTCAATGTGCGGGAGGCCCGCCTGAAGGACGTCGTCTTCGAGTCCTGCGTCCTGGTCGAGCCGGACTTCGCCGGTGCGACGCTGGAGCGCGTGGAGTTCGTCGACTGCGCCCTGAGAGAGGCCGACTTCGGCAGCGCGACCCTGAAGGACGTGGACCTGCGCGGGGCGGCTCCGCTGGAGATCGTGCGGGGGCTGGACCGGCTGTCGGGGGCGGTGATCAGCACCGGGCAACTGCTGGACCTGGCACCGCTGTTGGCGGCGGAGCTGGGGATCCGGGTGGAGTAG
- the cdgB gene encoding diguanylate cyclase CdgB: METESEPYVRLASLRQLHQVMADMNTARSLADTLQTVADGVVNALGYEMACVNLVRPDGDLVVAAFSGNSAAEALITGRVGSRESWERRLNMGERWGDLVFIPHTEGWVLDDDDVPQWYTDGPAPRFEDEWHPSDRLFAPMYTPGAQGATCGELLGVISVDRPRNGRHPGAWGREALQMYAFQAAIAISNARLRANMQRALVRLEREQQALRASEESFRQAFEYAPSGMAIAEMGGDQHGRILRTNDALCRLLGRPASAMRRYSFSDLVHPEDIGTLLRTSAEGGRAELRLGRRDGTYVWVSLRNSVVADAADGPRFLLTHVEDIEERKRRELQLAHRASHDSLTGLPNSAELRARLAARLCRRPAHTGELESLDAAYGHPAFDAPVAHGFDFRPGAEAFDSFDHHVHTVAPEDGRDDGTKGLAVLFCDLDGFKSINDRFGHNAGDAVLIEVARRLSRGVRDGDTVARLGGDEFVILADGLGRADAQDLAVRLRNEIIQPIRAEGRAVRVGASFGIGWAHCGMTADEVLKSADERMYVEKRSRPKQHRRAG, encoded by the coding sequence ATGGAGACCGAGTCGGAGCCGTATGTCCGTCTTGCGTCCCTGCGGCAGCTGCACCAGGTCATGGCCGACATGAACACGGCACGCAGCCTGGCGGACACACTGCAGACCGTCGCCGACGGCGTGGTCAACGCCCTCGGGTACGAGATGGCGTGCGTGAACCTCGTACGCCCCGACGGCGATCTCGTCGTCGCCGCGTTCTCCGGGAACTCCGCCGCCGAGGCCCTGATCACCGGCCGGGTCGGCTCCCGCGAGTCCTGGGAGCGGCGGCTGAACATGGGCGAGCGCTGGGGCGACCTGGTCTTCATACCGCACACCGAGGGCTGGGTCCTCGACGACGACGACGTCCCCCAGTGGTACACGGACGGCCCGGCCCCTCGCTTCGAGGACGAGTGGCACCCCTCCGACCGCCTCTTCGCCCCCATGTACACGCCCGGCGCGCAGGGCGCCACCTGCGGCGAGCTGCTCGGGGTCATCTCCGTCGACCGGCCGCGCAACGGCCGCCACCCCGGCGCCTGGGGCCGCGAGGCCCTGCAGATGTACGCCTTCCAGGCCGCCATCGCGATCAGCAACGCGCGTCTACGTGCGAACATGCAGCGCGCCCTGGTCCGCCTGGAGCGCGAGCAGCAGGCCCTGCGGGCGAGCGAGGAAAGCTTCAGGCAGGCCTTCGAGTACGCCCCCTCGGGCATGGCCATCGCCGAGATGGGCGGCGACCAGCACGGCCGCATCCTGCGCACCAACGACGCCCTGTGCCGCCTGCTCGGCCGCCCGGCCTCCGCGATGCGCCGCTACTCCTTCTCCGACCTGGTGCACCCCGAGGACATCGGCACGCTGCTCAGGACCTCGGCGGAGGGCGGCCGTGCGGAACTCCGCCTGGGGCGCCGCGACGGCACCTACGTCTGGGTGTCCCTGCGCAACTCCGTCGTGGCCGACGCCGCCGACGGCCCCCGCTTCCTCCTCACCCACGTCGAGGACATAGAGGAACGCAAGCGCCGCGAGCTGCAGCTCGCCCACCGCGCCTCCCACGACTCGCTCACCGGTCTGCCCAACTCCGCCGAGCTGCGCGCCCGCCTCGCGGCCCGGCTGTGCCGGCGCCCGGCCCACACCGGCGAACTGGAGTCCCTGGACGCGGCCTACGGCCACCCCGCCTTCGACGCCCCCGTGGCCCACGGCTTCGACTTCCGGCCGGGCGCGGAGGCGTTCGACAGCTTCGACCACCATGTCCACACCGTCGCTCCCGAGGACGGCCGCGACGACGGCACCAAGGGCCTCGCGGTCCTCTTCTGCGACCTCGACGGCTTCAAGTCGATCAACGACCGCTTCGGGCACAACGCGGGCGACGCGGTCCTCATCGAGGTGGCGAGGCGGCTCTCCCGCGGGGTCCGCGACGGCGACACGGTCGCCCGCCTCGGCGGCGACGAGTTCGTGATCCTCGCCGACGGCCTCGGCCGGGCCGACGCCCAGGACCTCGCCGTACGGCTGCGCAACGAGATCATCCAGCCGATCCGGGCCGAGGGCCGGGCCGTCCGGGTGGGCGCGAGCTTCGGCATCGGCTGGGCGCACTGCGGCATGACGGCGGACGAAGTGTTGAAGTCAGCCGACGAGCGTATGTACGTAGAGAAACGATCTCGTCCCAAACAGCACCGACGCGCCGGGTGA
- the arfB gene encoding alternative ribosome rescue aminoacyl-tRNA hydrolase ArfB, whose protein sequence is MEGMSGPYVIRGSVSLPEAELMWRFSRSSGPGGQHVNTSDSQVELRFDLARTEALPAVWKERALQRLAGRLVDGVVTVRASEHRSQWRNREAAAVRLAALLAEASAPPPKPRRPTRIPRGINERRLREKKQRAETKRGRSGRDWA, encoded by the coding sequence ATGGAGGGCATGTCCGGTCCTTACGTCATCCGTGGCTCCGTCTCGCTCCCCGAGGCCGAGCTGATGTGGCGTTTCTCCAGGTCGTCCGGGCCCGGCGGACAACACGTCAACACCAGTGACTCCCAGGTGGAGCTGCGCTTCGACCTCGCCCGCACCGAGGCGCTGCCCGCGGTCTGGAAGGAGCGGGCGCTGCAGCGGCTCGCGGGCCGGCTCGTGGACGGCGTGGTGACCGTACGGGCCTCCGAGCACCGCTCCCAGTGGCGCAACCGCGAGGCCGCCGCCGTACGCCTCGCCGCCCTCCTCGCGGAGGCGAGCGCGCCCCCGCCCAAGCCGCGCAGGCCGACCCGCATCCCGCGCGGCATCAATGAGCGCCGGCTGCGGGAGAAGAAGCAGCGCGCGGAGACGAAGCGGGGCCGCTCGGGCCGCGACTGGGCGTGA